ATTCTGTTCTATGCGCAACTGCATGCGCGCGCCGTCAACGATCCCGGCGACAGCGATCTGAACTTCATCTTCGACGTCATCATCAACCGCACGGATTTTCCCATCATCCTGGCTACGCCCGAAGGCGAGCCGATCGGTTGGGAGGGCATCGAGGTGCCGCAGGATTCGCTCTACTCCGAGCCCGCGCAGCGACAAGTGCGGGAGATCATGGCGGCGATGCGGCGTGAAGTCGATCCGGTGCCCATCACCTACCAGAATCCGGTCTCCGGCAAGGTCGACACGCTCAACTATCTCTACTATGGCGACTCCCGTCTCATTCAACAATTGCAGCGCCTGCCCTATCTCGCCATCAGCGTGGTGAGTTTGTTCATTCTGGTGGGCTTTCTCGGTTTCAACAGCATTCGCCGCGGGGAGCAGCAATTTATCTGGGTGGGCATGTCCAAGGAAACCGCGCACCAGCTCGGCACGCCGATTTCCTCATTGCTGGGTTGGATTGAGCTGCTCAAGAGCCAGCTCGCGCAAAACGGCGCGCGCGAGACCATCAGGGAGATGGAGCGCGACGTCGAGCGGCTGAACAAGGTGGCCTCGCGCTTTTCGCAGATCGGCTCCAGCACCGATCTCAAGGAGCAAGACCTGGGCGTGATTGTCGACGAAGTGGTGCGTTATTTTCGCAACCGCCTGCCGCAGATGCGGCGCGCCGTCCGCCTGGAAGTGCACAAGGAGGAGCTGCCGGCCATTCCGTTGAATCGCGACCTGCTGGAATGGGTGCTGGAGAATTTGATCAAGAATGCGATCGACGCCATTGAGAATGATCACGGCGAGATCACTATCGATCTGCGGGCCGCGGCCAACCGGCGGCAGCGCGCGATCATCGACATCACCGACAACGGCAAAGGCATCGATCCCGCCGACCGCAAGAACATCTTCCGGCCGGGCTTCAGCACCAAAAAACGCGGCTGGGG
This genomic window from bacterium contains:
- a CDS encoding ATP-binding protein, which codes for MIAPYRIVGRIKGLLFVAAVAIIITLLWHTQNLVKGLRQEARNVILFYAQLHARAVNDPGDSDLNFIFDVIINRTDFPIILATPEGEPIGWEGIEVPQDSLYSEPAQRQVREIMAAMRREVDPVPITYQNPVSGKVDTLNYLYYGDSRLIQQLQRLPYLAISVVSLFILVGFLGFNSIRRGEQQFIWVGMSKETAHQLGTPISSLLGWIELLKSQLAQNGARETIREMERDVERLNKVASRFSQIGSSTDLKEQDLGVIVDEVVRYFRNRLPQMRRAVRLEVHKEELPAIPLNRDLLEWVLENLIKNAIDAIENDHGEITIDLRAAANRRQRAIIDITDNGKGIDPADRKNIFRPGFSTKKRGWGLGLSLAKRIVEEYHRGRLFVKESRLGEGTTMRIML